One genomic region from Ptychodera flava strain L36383 chromosome 5, AS_Pfla_20210202, whole genome shotgun sequence encodes:
- the LOC139133722 gene encoding soluble scavenger receptor cysteine-rich domain-containing protein SSC5D-like, producing MTSESFYTTLHYTTLHTSHYTIYTTPHILHHTTPYHTTPHYTPHHTTFHHTTPHHNTPHHNTTQHKTRTTLHYTPHHTKSHHTTLQHNTTQHNTHHTTPHHTTPHYTTLQHNTLHHITPHHTTLHYNKPHTTLHHITPHYTTSHHTTPHHTTPHQTTLQVNTLHHTTPHHTTTQQTTPHYTTPHHTALHYTTPRHTTSHHTTSHHITSHHITTPHYITPHHTTLHYTTPHYITPHHITTHHSTLHSFFSF from the coding sequence ATGACGTCAGAATCTTTTTAcaccacactacactacaccacACTACATACATCACACTACACCATATATACCACACCACACATACTACACCATACCACACCAtatcacaccacaccacactatacaccacaccacaccacatttCACCACACTACACCACACCACAACACACCACaccacaacacaacacaacacaaaacaCGGACTACACTACACTATACACCACATCACACCAaatcacaccacaccacactacaacacaacacaacacaacacaacacacaccACACTACAccacatcacaccacaccacactacactacactacaacACAACACACTACAccacatcacaccacaccacactacactacactacaacAAACCACACACCACACTACACCACATCACACCACACTACACCACATCACACCACACTACAccacatcacaccacaccacaccaaaCTACACTACAAGTCAACACACTACACCACACTACACCACACCACACTACAACACAACAAACCACACCGCACTACactacaccacaccacaccgCACTACACTACACCACACCACGCCACACTacatcacaccacaccacatcacaccacatcacatcacatcacatcacaacaCCACACTACATTACACCAcaccacactacactacactacaccacaccacattacatcacaccacaccacatcacaACACACCACTCCACACTACActcctttttttcattttga